The following are from one region of the Thermoproteus uzoniensis 768-20 genome:
- a CDS encoding carbon-nitrogen hydrolase family protein encodes MKIAVVQSPRFSGPAEGLRWLMDKTPRADLAVLPEYWIGTSPLDEEGFRSYISEIAEIASAMGGIVVAGAVAVARGGAVKNVCPVVGGEGLLTWGEKIFPSAATEERVWVSGGSRLALFKAGSWAVGCLSCVDLAYPELARVLALAGAEVVVNPASISADRRGLWAAIGLARAFENSVFVAAALGTGYRYLDGRPARGGSYIATPNGILVEFGEEPGVYLAELDRGELEHARRRRRYLDDVRSMKPVDLNRYGL; translated from the coding sequence GTGAAGATAGCCGTAGTTCAATCGCCCAGGTTTTCGGGTCCGGCCGAGGGCTTGAGGTGGTTGATGGACAAGACGCCGAGGGCCGATCTGGCCGTCCTCCCCGAGTACTGGATAGGGACCTCTCCCCTAGACGAGGAGGGGTTCCGCTCCTATATCTCGGAAATCGCCGAGATAGCCTCCGCTATGGGCGGGATCGTCGTGGCGGGCGCCGTGGCCGTCGCCAGAGGCGGCGCCGTCAAGAACGTGTGCCCCGTAGTGGGCGGGGAGGGGCTGTTGACCTGGGGCGAGAAGATCTTCCCCTCCGCCGCGACCGAGGAGAGAGTCTGGGTATCCGGCGGCTCTAGGCTAGCTCTCTTCAAGGCCGGGAGCTGGGCGGTGGGTTGCCTATCCTGCGTCGACCTGGCCTACCCGGAGCTGGCGCGTGTGCTGGCCCTGGCCGGAGCCGAGGTGGTCGTCAACCCGGCGAGCATTTCGGCCGACAGGAGAGGTCTGTGGGCCGCGATCGGGCTGGCGAGGGCCTTCGAGAACTCGGTGTTCGTCGCGGCGGCGCTCGGGACAGGCTATAGATACCTAGACGGCAGACCTGCGCGCGGCGGGTCCTACATAGCCACGCCGAACGGAATCCTCGTGGAGTTCGGCGAGGAGCCCGGCGTCTATTTGGCCGAGCTAGACCGGGGAGAGCTGGAGCACGCCAGGAGGCGAAGGCGCTACCTAGACGACGTGAGGTCCATGAAGCCCGTCGACCTAAATAGGTATGGGCTCTAG